The following coding sequences lie in one Aquabacterium olei genomic window:
- a CDS encoding glycosyltransferase family 9 protein, protein MVGDVVLGLPALHLLQSHGWDLHLYGKGWAPKLLAGECWPCTTRAGSLGERIAQLKSLRAQCQAQDATFDQRINTLVMPNSFSSAFEARWAGLRPAGYRGDGRSLLLRPAWRRDPPAHALEGFWGLACRLTGHRGTPPTHIQLKVSETDQAEADRLLAAQGLTPGFICIVPYAAGDVDGKDKRWPDFTAFTEALAQRTPQRIVTCPGPGEEDVAQAHPAALILPKLGLGTYLGVLKRAGLVVSNDTGPAHMAAAVGTPVLSVLGPTKPGQWRPWGPQNRIATGSDGRLWPTVDEVLREVRA, encoded by the coding sequence ATGGTGGGAGACGTCGTTCTCGGCCTGCCCGCACTGCACCTGCTGCAGTCGCATGGCTGGGACCTCCACCTGTACGGCAAAGGCTGGGCGCCCAAGCTGCTGGCCGGCGAATGCTGGCCCTGCACCACGCGTGCCGGCTCGCTGGGCGAGCGCATTGCGCAACTGAAGAGCTTGCGCGCGCAATGCCAGGCCCAGGACGCCACATTCGACCAGCGCATCAACACCCTGGTCATGCCCAACTCCTTTTCCAGCGCCTTCGAGGCCCGTTGGGCCGGGCTCCGACCGGCGGGCTACAGGGGGGATGGCCGCAGCCTGCTGCTGCGCCCGGCCTGGCGGCGCGATCCGCCCGCGCATGCACTTGAAGGGTTCTGGGGCCTGGCGTGCCGGCTTACCGGCCACCGTGGCACCCCGCCCACGCACATCCAGCTTAAGGTCAGCGAAACCGACCAGGCCGAGGCCGACCGCCTGCTTGCCGCGCAAGGCCTGACGCCCGGCTTCATCTGCATCGTGCCCTACGCAGCAGGCGACGTCGACGGCAAGGACAAGCGCTGGCCCGACTTCACTGCCTTCACCGAGGCACTCGCCCAGCGCACACCGCAGCGCATCGTGACCTGCCCGGGCCCCGGCGAAGAAGACGTGGCCCAGGCCCACCCCGCCGCCCTGATCCTGCCCAAGCTGGGGTTGGGCACCTACCTGGGCGTGCTCAAGCGCGCAGGCCTGGTCGTCTCCAATGACACGGGACCCGCCCACATGGCGGCAGCCGTCGGCACCCCGGTGCTCAGCGTGCTGGGCCCGACCAAGCCCGGCCAATGGCGCCCCTGGGGGCCGCAAAACCGCATTGCCACCGGCAGCGACGGCCGCCTCTGGCCCACGGTCGACGAGGTGTTGCGCGAGGTGCGGGCATGA
- a CDS encoding glycosyltransferase family 9 protein, with protein sequence MSPPNGQGRPLIVRLCNWVGEAVLSLPTLTMLEQQGYELHLIGKRWAQSLFAGHGWAVHVRPARRGDAIRQLKTLRHELSQRDPGFARRPNYLLFTSSFSSALEGRLAGLRPAGYDRDSRGLLLAHRVPYIAGLHAADDYWRIGTHFARVAEARPGALGLQPSAEQSAQARALLAANGLASADFVILCPFSGAADTTGKKLWPPFPNLAQRLQAQGLQVVLCPGPGEEAQARTQYPGAVMLEGVDLGTYAALTRLARCTVSNDTGPGHLAAAAGARLVSVLGPDAADMWLAQGEHVTLLRPAAGWPSLEDALTAVHNQVRT encoded by the coding sequence ATGAGCCCCCCCAACGGCCAAGGTCGCCCGCTCATCGTCCGCCTGTGCAACTGGGTGGGCGAGGCGGTGCTGTCGCTGCCCACACTGACCATGCTCGAGCAGCAGGGCTACGAGCTCCACCTGATCGGCAAGCGCTGGGCACAGAGTCTGTTTGCCGGACACGGGTGGGCCGTGCATGTGAGGCCGGCTCGCCGGGGCGACGCCATCCGTCAACTCAAGACCCTGCGCCACGAGCTCAGCCAGCGAGACCCAGGCTTTGCCCGCCGCCCCAACTACCTGCTGTTCACCAGCTCGTTCTCCAGCGCGCTGGAGGGGCGGCTGGCCGGCCTGCGTCCTGCCGGCTACGACCGCGACAGCCGCGGCCTGCTGCTCGCGCACCGCGTGCCTTACATCGCCGGCCTGCATGCCGCCGACGACTACTGGCGCATCGGCACCCACTTTGCGAGGGTGGCCGAGGCACGTCCTGGCGCGCTGGGCCTTCAGCCCAGCGCCGAGCAGAGCGCCCAGGCGCGCGCACTGCTGGCCGCCAACGGCCTGGCGAGCGCCGACTTCGTGATCCTCTGCCCCTTCTCCGGCGCGGCCGACACGACCGGCAAGAAGCTCTGGCCGCCCTTCCCCAACCTGGCGCAGCGGCTGCAGGCGCAGGGGCTGCAGGTCGTGCTGTGCCCGGGCCCCGGCGAAGAAGCACAGGCCCGCACGCAGTACCCCGGCGCCGTCATGCTCGAAGGCGTCGACCTGGGCACCTATGCCGCGTTGACCCGCCTGGCCCGCTGCACCGTGTCCAACGACACCGGGCCCGGCCACCTGGCGGCCGCCGCAGGCGCACGGCTGGTGAGCGTGCTCGGCCCCGATGCGGCCGACATGTGGCTGGCGCAAGGCGAGCACGTCACCCTGCTGCGCCCGGCCGCTGGCTGGCCCAGCCTGGAAGACGCGCTCACCGCGGTCCACAATCAGGTGCGCACATGA
- a CDS encoding glycosyltransferase family 4 protein: MTPAQPFHIALQFGHIRHFNEGLAEFSRQLGMQFARQAPQLKAERNWHFHFILPAQWHGLFGPDVQYHELSDSMRLRHRFPVDLDVWHGLHQHMRYRPPVNSRRNIITVHDLNHVYAKKGLSLWWQNMRLTRHLRRAHQLVAISQFVADDIRTHLPWAPPATVIHNGVADLTQVPHEKPANFSLTEGDYLLHISRMSPSKNVGSLIEMAAEWPEQDLLLVGPSSPEVQKHQDHVARLGLRNVHFLLDVTEAQKAWLYAHCKAFLFPSLLEGFGLPPIEAMYFGKPVVAARATSLPEVCGPHAGYWHDFSAVVMRQIVEHQLDMCKHGETRHELRAAAQRYTWPQAAEAYAACYLPCNASNQGFSAC, encoded by the coding sequence ATGACCCCGGCGCAGCCCTTCCACATCGCCCTGCAGTTCGGCCACATCCGCCACTTCAACGAAGGGCTGGCCGAATTCTCGCGCCAGCTGGGGATGCAGTTTGCACGCCAGGCTCCGCAGTTGAAAGCCGAGCGCAACTGGCACTTCCACTTCATCCTGCCGGCTCAGTGGCACGGCCTGTTCGGGCCCGACGTTCAGTATCACGAACTGAGCGACAGCATGCGCCTGCGCCACCGCTTTCCGGTCGACCTGGACGTCTGGCACGGGCTGCACCAGCACATGCGCTACCGCCCGCCGGTCAACAGCCGCCGCAACATCATCACCGTGCACGACCTCAACCACGTGTACGCAAAGAAGGGCCTGAGCCTGTGGTGGCAGAACATGCGGCTGACGCGCCACCTTCGACGGGCGCATCAACTGGTCGCCATCAGCCAGTTCGTGGCCGATGACATCCGCACGCACCTGCCGTGGGCGCCGCCTGCCACCGTCATCCACAACGGCGTGGCCGACCTGACCCAGGTGCCGCATGAGAAGCCGGCGAACTTCTCACTGACGGAAGGCGACTACCTGCTGCACATCAGCCGCATGTCGCCTTCGAAGAACGTCGGCAGCCTGATCGAAATGGCGGCGGAGTGGCCCGAGCAGGACCTGCTGCTGGTCGGGCCGAGCAGCCCGGAAGTGCAGAAGCACCAGGATCATGTCGCCCGACTCGGCCTGCGCAATGTCCACTTCCTGCTGGACGTGACCGAGGCCCAGAAGGCCTGGTTGTATGCGCATTGCAAGGCGTTTCTGTTCCCGTCGCTGCTGGAAGGGTTCGGGCTGCCGCCGATCGAGGCGATGTACTTCGGAAAACCGGTGGTGGCGGCAAGGGCGACTTCGTTGCCGGAGGTGTGTGGGCCACACGCTGGCTACTGGCACGACTTCAGCGCCGTTGTCATGCGCCAGATCGTCGAGCATCAACTGGACATGTGCAAGCACGGCGAAACGCGACATGAACTCCGAGCAGCTGCGCAGCGGTACACATGGCCCCAAGCGGCAGAAGCGTACGCAGCCTGCTACTTGCCCTGCAATGCGTCGAACCAAGGCTTCTCGGCATGCTGA
- a CDS encoding DUF5672 family protein — MLKLPQVTLVCVDTRTPELALDAMRRCMALCEFGDAILFTAPDQNISDLPIGVRLKIVLHINSVEAYSHFLLKEMGAEIHTSHHLIVQWDGYVIDPAMWRDAFLSFDYIGAVWPQYHDAHRVGNGGFSLRSRKLLDAMAAPDFKASHPEDECIARIHRPMLEQRFGIRFADEALAHQFAFERSRETLSSFGFHGLSNLPDVMRRDELVSFIEEAPPALFAGVETRRLIKKLLALEMADTALLALEKRKASGKGELFADLRLRARIALARLGNRT, encoded by the coding sequence ATGCTGAAACTTCCTCAGGTCACCTTGGTGTGTGTCGACACCCGCACGCCAGAACTTGCCTTGGACGCAATGCGCCGGTGTATGGCGCTATGCGAGTTCGGTGACGCCATCCTGTTCACAGCACCTGACCAGAACATCAGCGATCTGCCTATCGGTGTCCGACTGAAAATCGTGCTCCACATCAACTCGGTTGAGGCCTACTCACACTTCCTGCTCAAGGAGATGGGCGCTGAAATCCATACCAGCCACCACCTCATCGTGCAGTGGGACGGTTATGTGATTGACCCCGCCATGTGGCGAGATGCCTTCCTGTCGTTCGACTACATCGGGGCCGTCTGGCCGCAATACCACGATGCGCACCGTGTCGGTAACGGTGGTTTCTCGCTACGCTCCCGCAAGCTGCTCGACGCAATGGCAGCTCCGGATTTCAAGGCCTCTCATCCAGAAGACGAGTGCATCGCACGCATTCACCGCCCGATGCTCGAGCAACGCTTCGGGATCCGCTTTGCGGACGAGGCCCTGGCACACCAGTTCGCGTTTGAACGCAGCCGCGAGACGCTGTCCAGCTTTGGTTTTCACGGGCTGTCCAACCTGCCCGACGTGATGAGGCGTGACGAACTGGTGTCCTTCATCGAGGAAGCCCCCCCCGCGCTATTTGCGGGGGTAGAAACCCGGCGCCTGATAAAGAAGTTGCTGGCGCTCGAAATGGCCGATACCGCCTTGCTCGCCCTGGAAAAGCGCAAGGCAAGTGGCAAGGGCGAGCTGTTCGCCGACCTCCGTCTGCGCGCCCGGATCGCACTTGCCCGACTGGGAAATCGAACCTGA
- a CDS encoding glycosyltransferase family 2 protein, giving the protein MPDWEIEPDARTIAPMSPTSVSFIVPVYNVLRYLDECVSSLVDASREGDEIILVDDGSTDASGARCDEWQRRLPSLISVIHQANGGLSAARNRGLASARNPYIYFLDSDDILCSEHFDLIRAELASHSPDMLTCDALIWVDGAPPSQAKRVTHSLTPGPNADLRAVLQATFKDDFLATASRVYRADLLRSVGPDLFPPGKCYEDNATIPRLLLRAHHVVYLPTPIYRYRIRSGSITQSHSMNRCMDQAASLHGVLSDLQQFGAPTSVVAACNALAFKHLIMAVRNASRIVPPRAKAVTKVMDKGLSGLTLKGAALLDALCTAPAGNRLVRHARGMLDHRTRYVAGRLLAGYWQWFRLKLNRR; this is encoded by the coding sequence TTGCCCGACTGGGAAATCGAACCTGATGCCCGGACAATCGCACCCATGTCGCCTACTTCGGTCAGTTTCATCGTCCCCGTCTATAACGTCCTGCGCTACCTCGATGAGTGCGTGAGCAGCCTCGTCGACGCGTCCCGCGAGGGAGATGAAATCATCCTGGTCGACGACGGCAGCACCGACGCCTCGGGCGCGCGCTGCGATGAGTGGCAGCGCCGCCTGCCCTCCCTGATCTCCGTGATCCACCAGGCGAACGGAGGGCTGTCTGCCGCGCGAAACCGCGGTCTGGCTTCCGCGCGCAACCCGTACATCTACTTCCTCGACTCGGACGACATCCTCTGCAGCGAGCACTTCGACCTCATTCGGGCCGAGTTGGCTAGCCATTCGCCTGACATGCTGACGTGCGACGCCCTCATCTGGGTGGACGGCGCACCGCCCTCGCAGGCCAAGCGCGTCACGCACTCTCTCACCCCCGGCCCGAACGCGGATCTCCGCGCCGTCCTGCAAGCCACGTTCAAGGATGACTTTCTTGCCACGGCATCGCGCGTCTACCGCGCAGACCTTTTGAGGTCGGTCGGCCCTGATTTGTTCCCTCCTGGCAAGTGCTACGAGGACAATGCAACGATTCCACGTCTGCTGCTTCGCGCCCACCACGTGGTCTACCTCCCGACCCCGATCTACCGCTACCGGATTCGGAGCGGCAGCATCACCCAGTCTCACAGCATGAATCGCTGCATGGATCAGGCTGCGTCGTTGCACGGCGTCCTGTCCGACTTACAGCAGTTCGGTGCTCCGACGTCTGTCGTGGCTGCTTGCAATGCTCTGGCCTTCAAGCACCTCATCATGGCCGTGCGCAATGCATCGCGCATCGTTCCTCCGCGAGCCAAAGCGGTCACGAAAGTCATGGACAAGGGCCTGTCGGGGCTCACTCTGAAAGGCGCGGCCCTGCTTGATGCCTTGTGCACGGCCCCGGCTGGCAACCGGCTCGTGCGGCACGCGCGCGGCATGCTCGACCACCGCACACGCTACGTTGCTGGACGTCTTCTCGCAGGCTACTGGCAGTGGTTCCGTCTTAAACTCAACAGACGGTAA
- a CDS encoding glycosyltransferase, whose protein sequence is MMNKRTLQTTLFPHEDHCTEERLFYASLSGGVCHFEEQKVELARYGSIDFLSYFNAFSVTAWRKLNASLLPTVQLEGVGRVLLRFWLHRSEQHRTLLSEQVVDLHGTAEIELPAIHDLPDGLLAPELVALSEVVELRALRFAARQEPARSIRLGIVITHFNRQPQVLSAARRLSPLLRDPVLQDKLDITVIDNSQNLPPEIEEYGISIIRNLNLGGSGGFARGMLHYHQSGQYTHCLFMDDDASCAVESIRRTLAALAFAQDDRTAIAGAMLYEDEPTRMHENGARFDGSCHSLDTGKDLRQITDLIEINEVKTIDYGAWWFFAFPLHHARCYPFPFFVRGDDIAFGLSNEFVTRTLNGVCSWQDRFEEKASPLTNYLDTRNHLMHTVRGQVKNPKRAIKYLFDTFIRLRRDSYLYESAEAALLAVEDVLQGPAFWQEHIDMSVRRAQINAVITKERPNPVEPEAMRLSRPRRLSKRKARTVARRLTLNGLLIPTWALRRRPLLVKKSFSCDPLLAFRHRHILYYSQQTRKGFITSLDRMRAIRITVRAWQLQREVMRRMPELISLYGDTNQTLSSRTFWEAVYGKST, encoded by the coding sequence ATGATGAACAAACGGACACTCCAGACCACCCTCTTTCCGCATGAAGACCACTGCACGGAGGAGCGGCTCTTCTACGCATCCCTGTCCGGCGGTGTCTGCCATTTTGAAGAGCAGAAGGTCGAGTTGGCACGATACGGGTCGATCGACTTTCTTTCTTATTTCAACGCATTCAGCGTTACCGCTTGGCGAAAACTGAACGCCTCGCTTCTGCCCACGGTGCAACTGGAAGGCGTTGGCCGTGTGTTGCTCCGCTTCTGGCTCCACCGCTCAGAGCAACACAGAACCCTGCTTTCGGAGCAGGTGGTCGACCTGCACGGCACCGCGGAGATCGAGCTGCCCGCCATTCACGATCTGCCCGACGGCCTTCTGGCGCCCGAGCTCGTGGCTCTGTCAGAGGTCGTGGAGTTGCGCGCACTTCGCTTCGCCGCGCGACAGGAACCGGCACGGTCCATCAGACTGGGCATCGTCATCACCCATTTCAATCGCCAGCCGCAGGTTCTTAGCGCAGCGCGCCGACTCAGCCCGTTGTTGCGCGACCCCGTCTTGCAAGACAAGCTCGATATCACGGTCATCGACAACAGTCAGAACCTACCGCCCGAGATCGAGGAATACGGCATCTCCATCATCCGGAACCTGAATCTGGGAGGATCTGGCGGATTTGCCCGCGGCATGCTGCATTACCACCAGTCCGGGCAGTACACGCATTGCCTGTTCATGGACGACGATGCTTCATGTGCGGTCGAGTCCATTCGCCGCACCCTCGCGGCGCTCGCGTTCGCGCAAGATGACCGGACGGCCATTGCGGGCGCCATGCTGTACGAGGACGAACCCACGCGCATGCACGAGAACGGTGCCCGCTTCGACGGCTCCTGTCACTCGCTGGACACAGGCAAAGACCTCCGGCAAATCACCGATCTCATCGAAATCAATGAAGTGAAGACCATCGACTATGGCGCGTGGTGGTTTTTCGCCTTCCCTCTACACCACGCACGGTGCTACCCCTTTCCCTTCTTTGTGCGTGGAGACGACATCGCCTTCGGGCTCTCGAACGAGTTCGTCACCCGCACACTCAACGGCGTCTGCTCCTGGCAGGACCGATTTGAAGAGAAGGCATCGCCGCTCACCAATTACCTCGATACGCGCAACCACCTGATGCACACCGTCAGGGGACAGGTGAAAAACCCGAAGCGCGCCATCAAGTACCTGTTCGATACGTTTATCAGGCTGAGGCGGGACTCTTACCTGTACGAATCTGCCGAGGCGGCCCTGCTCGCCGTCGAAGACGTCCTCCAGGGACCCGCATTCTGGCAAGAACACATCGATATGTCGGTGCGGCGCGCACAGATCAACGCAGTCATTACCAAGGAGCGCCCCAACCCCGTCGAACCTGAGGCCATGCGGCTCTCCCGGCCGCGCCGGCTTTCGAAACGAAAGGCACGGACAGTTGCTCGCCGGTTGACCCTCAACGGCCTGCTCATTCCCACATGGGCCTTGCGGCGTCGCCCCCTGCTCGTCAAGAAGAGCTTTTCGTGCGATCCGCTGCTGGCCTTCAGGCACCGCCACATCCTGTACTACAGCCAGCAGACTCGCAAAGGCTTTATCACGAGCCTCGACCGCATGCGGGCCATCCGCATCACTGTTCGAGCATGGCAACTTCAGAGAGAAGTCATGCGTCGGATGCCTGAACTCATTTCTCTTTACGGGGATACCAACCAGACCTTGTCCTCAAGGACTTTCTGGGAGGCGGTGTACGGCAAATCAACGTGA
- a CDS encoding class I SAM-dependent methyltransferase, which yields MYPLTVSDAVLPRFARRAVTDEEHLKDEIRWWASYGRDEEDFFWVLPSAVQPLARQRYMALLARRLHGKQTLVDYGCGNGWTTRVFAPHVAEAVGLDFSEDQLRLASATDAGSNIRYECIRSVDGLPEADAYVFHGVLHHLSTYEIAELFMRVKHRARPGALLAVIEPHCFPGSPTGPEAAEQLGLAQQLLDEISKKRAMLGLAYSQRTQEAVNSLDTRWWGLPPYGPSPLEKPFERDELRDFLDLHMEVESDDLVQALQVSQAVSGQLALVTHDWANIDTQWVNEILGRADAVEASLLSSGRTPPDTGWYMRLILGTVRSP from the coding sequence ATGTATCCACTGACAGTTTCAGATGCAGTCCTGCCTCGGTTTGCGCGGCGTGCCGTGACCGACGAGGAGCATCTCAAGGATGAGATACGGTGGTGGGCGTCCTACGGAAGAGACGAGGAGGATTTCTTCTGGGTCCTTCCCTCAGCCGTACAGCCCCTTGCACGGCAGCGTTACATGGCGTTGCTCGCCCGAAGGTTGCATGGCAAGCAGACGCTGGTTGATTACGGGTGTGGGAACGGTTGGACCACCCGGGTCTTTGCGCCGCATGTGGCCGAAGCAGTGGGTCTAGATTTCTCCGAGGACCAGCTAAGACTGGCGAGCGCGACGGACGCCGGGAGCAACATCCGGTATGAATGCATCCGCAGCGTTGACGGCCTTCCGGAAGCAGACGCGTATGTGTTTCATGGGGTGCTGCACCATCTGTCAACGTACGAGATTGCCGAACTTTTCATGCGTGTGAAGCATCGAGCTCGTCCCGGGGCGCTTCTTGCCGTGATCGAGCCTCATTGCTTTCCCGGGAGTCCCACTGGACCCGAGGCTGCTGAGCAGCTCGGCCTTGCCCAGCAGCTGCTGGACGAAATCTCGAAGAAGCGAGCCATGCTCGGGCTGGCGTACTCTCAGCGCACACAGGAAGCAGTCAACTCCCTCGACACGCGTTGGTGGGGGCTTCCACCCTATGGACCGTCCCCGCTGGAGAAACCTTTCGAGCGAGACGAACTGCGTGACTTTCTTGACCTGCACATGGAAGTCGAGTCTGACGATCTGGTGCAGGCGCTCCAAGTCTCACAGGCGGTATCGGGGCAGTTGGCTCTGGTGACCCATGACTGGGCCAACATCGATACGCAATGGGTCAACGAGATCCTCGGGCGCGCCGATGCGGTCGAGGCCAGTCTTTTGTCGTCGGGCCGCACGCCGCCCGATACGGGGTGGTATATGCGGCTGATCCTCGGCACGGTGCGCTCGCCGTGA
- the glf gene encoding UDP-galactopyranose mutase has translation MKVLIVGAGFAGSVCARELAEAGHQILLVDKRPHIGGNAYDEVDEHGVLVHPYGPHIFHTNSKRVFEYLSRFTDWRFYEHRVLAKVDEQLLPIPINRTTINTLYGKNLTEEEVGAYLESVREPRDPIRTSEDVVLSSVGSDLCEKFFRGYTRKQWGLDLSELSAGVAARIPTRTNDDDRYFGDTFQFMPNEGYTRMFERMLDHPLIEVRLGTDFESVREAWPHDHIVYSGPVDAFYQYRFGKLPYRSLRFVHEHLPDRSRIQDVGTVNYPNDHEYTRITEFKHLTGQQHPGTSTVKEYPQAEGDPFYPIPRPENEALFKQYEALAEQETRVTFIGRLAQYRYYNMDQVVAAALKAAEALLDGNR, from the coding sequence ATGAAAGTACTGATCGTCGGAGCCGGCTTTGCCGGCAGCGTGTGCGCCCGTGAACTGGCCGAAGCGGGACACCAGATCCTGCTGGTCGACAAACGTCCCCACATCGGGGGCAACGCATATGACGAGGTCGACGAACACGGCGTGTTGGTCCACCCGTATGGCCCTCACATCTTCCACACGAACAGCAAGCGTGTGTTCGAATACCTCTCGCGCTTCACTGACTGGCGCTTCTATGAACATCGGGTTCTGGCCAAAGTGGACGAGCAACTGCTGCCCATCCCGATCAACCGCACGACCATCAATACCCTGTACGGCAAGAATCTGACCGAGGAGGAAGTGGGCGCCTACCTGGAGTCCGTGCGCGAGCCCCGTGACCCCATTCGCACCAGCGAAGACGTGGTGCTCTCCAGCGTCGGCAGCGACCTCTGCGAGAAGTTCTTCCGCGGCTACACCCGCAAGCAGTGGGGGCTGGACCTGTCGGAGCTGTCGGCAGGCGTCGCAGCGCGGATCCCGACCCGGACGAATGACGATGACCGCTATTTCGGCGACACCTTCCAGTTCATGCCGAACGAGGGCTATACCCGCATGTTCGAGCGCATGCTGGATCACCCGCTGATCGAGGTCCGTCTCGGCACAGATTTCGAGAGCGTCCGCGAAGCCTGGCCTCACGACCACATCGTTTACTCGGGCCCCGTCGACGCCTTCTACCAATATCGCTTCGGCAAGCTTCCGTATCGCAGCCTGCGTTTCGTACACGAGCACCTGCCCGACCGGAGCCGCATCCAGGACGTCGGCACGGTGAACTACCCCAACGACCACGAGTACACCCGAATCACCGAGTTCAAGCACCTCACGGGCCAGCAACACCCCGGGACTTCGACCGTCAAGGAGTACCCGCAAGCCGAGGGCGATCCGTTCTACCCGATTCCCCGCCCCGAGAACGAAGCGCTCTTCAAGCAATACGAGGCACTCGCCGAGCAGGAGACACGGGTGACCTTCATCGGCCGCCTTGCCCAGTACCGGTACTACAACATGGACCAGGTCGTCGCCGCAGCCTTGAAGGCCGCAGAGGCCTTGCTTGATGGCAACCGGTGA
- a CDS encoding DUF707 domain-containing protein produces MSEPLAPASGRRNLVILRAGNSSLHKEWIASPHRDFDLYISYYGADEGRYAEDAEYHEMRKGPKWPCIHDLLATRPDLIERYDAFWFPDDDISASTDTLNRMFAFFHALQLELAQPALTRDSYFSWSHLLQRDDFLVRYVAFVEVMVPVFSRAALSRCLPTFNENRSGWGLDWVWPSLCSNGDPKKVGLIDATPVKHTRPVGGELYKNNPEMDPRREAERVHAKYNVKPVKALAIYPLNGGVGFTQPPWLERIRLAIKVANGHRKFRRNQARRQNPTDST; encoded by the coding sequence ATGTCAGAGCCCCTCGCCCCGGCCTCGGGCCGTCGCAACCTGGTCATCCTGCGGGCGGGCAACAGCTCGCTGCACAAGGAGTGGATCGCCTCCCCACACCGGGATTTCGATCTGTACATCAGCTACTACGGGGCCGATGAAGGGCGGTACGCAGAGGACGCCGAGTATCACGAAATGCGCAAGGGGCCGAAGTGGCCCTGCATCCACGACCTGCTTGCAACGAGACCCGATCTGATCGAGCGGTATGACGCCTTCTGGTTCCCGGATGACGACATCTCGGCGAGCACCGATACCCTGAATCGGATGTTCGCGTTCTTCCACGCGCTGCAACTGGAGCTGGCACAGCCGGCATTGACCCGCGATTCGTACTTCAGTTGGTCGCATCTCCTGCAGCGTGACGACTTTCTCGTGCGCTACGTCGCTTTCGTGGAGGTGATGGTCCCCGTCTTCTCCAGAGCCGCCCTGTCCCGCTGCCTGCCCACGTTCAACGAGAACCGCAGCGGCTGGGGGCTCGATTGGGTCTGGCCATCGCTGTGCAGCAACGGAGACCCGAAGAAGGTCGGCCTCATCGACGCCACACCGGTCAAGCACACACGGCCTGTGGGCGGAGAGCTCTACAAGAACAATCCGGAAATGGATCCTCGGCGCGAAGCCGAGCGCGTGCACGCTAAATACAATGTGAAGCCGGTCAAAGCGCTGGCCATTTACCCGCTGAACGGCGGGGTCGGATTCACACAGCCTCCCTGGCTTGAACGCATCCGCCTGGCTATCAAGGTGGCCAATGGCCATCGCAAGTTCCGACGCAACCAGGCCCGCCGACAGAACCCAACGGACTCCACATGA
- a CDS encoding DUF4254 domain-containing protein, whose amino-acid sequence MNHLLALGAAVASHHDTTLTTAGGPPVAQPIPAEGTDRQALLWQWIATNHFFNSSLWAEEDLARRTTVSGDEIAQNKRAIDRFNQARNDATERVDEILLTELGLVDATSAQTDAPVAKVPAGARLNSETAGSIIDRMSIMALKIHAMRAQTERTDVDEAHRTSSQVKLDKLLQQRADLGQCLDELLADTQAGRAYFKVYRQFKMYNDPRFNPVLVAEQAAQAKG is encoded by the coding sequence ATGAACCATCTTCTTGCGCTCGGCGCGGCCGTCGCCTCGCACCACGACACCACCCTCACCACCGCCGGCGGCCCTCCCGTGGCCCAACCCATCCCGGCCGAGGGCACCGACCGCCAGGCCCTGCTGTGGCAATGGATCGCCACCAACCACTTCTTCAACAGCTCCCTCTGGGCTGAAGAAGACCTCGCCCGCCGCACCACGGTCAGCGGCGACGAGATCGCACAGAACAAGCGCGCCATCGACCGATTCAACCAGGCTCGCAACGACGCCACCGAGCGCGTCGACGAGATCCTGCTGACCGAACTCGGCTTGGTCGATGCCACCTCGGCCCAGACCGACGCGCCTGTCGCCAAGGTGCCGGCTGGCGCCCGCCTCAACAGCGAGACCGCCGGCAGCATCATCGACCGCATGTCGATCATGGCGCTGAAGATCCACGCCATGCGCGCGCAGACCGAGCGCACCGATGTGGATGAAGCCCACCGCACCAGCAGCCAGGTCAAGCTCGACAAGCTGCTGCAGCAGCGCGCCGACCTCGGCCAGTGCCTCGACGAGCTGCTGGCCGACACGCAGGCCGGCCGCGCCTACTTCAAGGTCTACCGCCAGTTCAAGATGTACAACGACCCGCGCTTCAACCCGGTGCTGGTGGCCGAACAGGCCGCGCAGGCCAAGGGCTGA